A genomic region of Metopolophium dirhodum isolate CAU chromosome 1, ASM1992520v1, whole genome shotgun sequence contains the following coding sequences:
- the LOC132945144 gene encoding putative uncharacterized protein DDB_G0286901, protein MPTKIPLDKATLMIPTCTGERDVYQFIKACDLACSAVEKDDLPILMKFINTKLFDQALNVCRYRDTSDWEGIKLILLDAFEPQQSTSSLQVALNSVRMRNNEDVGAYARRVEQLYFNLCVASTKGKTTDQADTIRDQLKEQTLVVFIKGLIPSLKTIVKSQKPPTLELAIQVAKDEETEIKSETDAYQYYGGNSSGRQVNNSTANTRNSNGQNNNYNAPNNNRPNYNLSRQNYNPRGNFNPNPNFNRSQYNRNTNFNRPDINHGNRNNVNSSNQYQPRGNNNFNRNNNYTRNYQNNNHAMATIQCYQCGGNHFARDCVQNRHTNNNSNTRPTNNNFTRQPTNYNAPVNIICTYCKKSGHDVSKYFRKQNNDRYNNDSGNSQRSGDMSGARPINLIATVEEDFDDVYTSYQS, encoded by the coding sequence ATGCCTACCAAAATTCCGTTAGACAAAGCCACCCTTATGATCCCCACCTGTACCGGTGAAAGGGACGTGTACCAATTTATTAAGGCTTGCGATTTGGCTTGTTCAGCCGTGGAAAAAGATGACCTACCCATACTTATGAAATTTATTAACACCAAGTTATTCGATCAGGCGTTAAATGTATGTCGATATAGGGACACCAGTGATTGGGAGGGTATTAAGTTAATTCTGTTAGATGCATTTGAACCACAACAATCGACATCTTCATTGCAAGTAGCATTAAATTCCGTACGAATGAGAAACAATGAGGACGTAGGTGCATACGCGCGTAGAGtagaacaattatatttcaatctATGTGTAGCAAGCACTAAGGGAAAAACTACAGACCAAGCTGATACAATTCGCGATCAATTAAAAGAACAGACGCTGGTAGTTTTTATTAAAGGGTTAATACCTAGCTTAAAGACCATCGTAAAATCCCAAAAACCACCCACTTTGGAGTTAGCAATCCAGGTTGCTAAGGACGAAGAGACCGAGATTAAGTCTGAGACCGATGCATATCAATATTATGGAGGCAATAGTTCAGGTAGACAAGTAAACAACTCCACCGCGAATACCAGAAATTCTAAcgggcaaaataataattacaatgctCCGAATAATAATagacctaattataatttatctagacaAAATTACAATCCGAGAGGAAATTTTAATCCAAATCCAAATTTTAATCGATCACAATATAATCGAAATACGAATTTTAATAGACCTGATATAAATCACGGTAATAGGAATAATGTTAATAGTAGTAATCAATATCAGCCTCGaggtaataataactttaatcgcaataataattatacacgtaATTATCAGAATAATAACCACGCAATGGCCACTATACAATGTTACCAATGCGGAGGAAATCATTTCGCTCGAGACTGTGTTCAAAATCGTCatactaataacaatagtaacaCGCGTCCAACTAACAACAATTTCACGCGACAGCCTACTAATTACAACGCTCCGGTAAACATTATATGCacgtattgtaaaaaatctggaCATGACGTCTCTAAGTATTTCAggaaacaaaataatgataggtataataatgattcGGGAAACTCGCAAAGATCGGGAGACATGAGTGGCGCTCGCCCGATAAATTTAATAGCCACAGTCGAAGAAGATTTCGACGATGTTTACACATCGTATCAGTCTTAA
- the LOC132945152 gene encoding uncharacterized protein LOC132945152 yields the protein MPEPNPDQWTEIANKFYLKTNFPNCVGAVDGKHIRCIKPINSGSMFYNYKKYFSIALMAVVDADYSFISIDVGAYGKEGDSTIFKNCPFGKKLYSELLNLPAPVVLPNTDNFPQPFVVIGDEAFGLYKNLLRPYPGRGLTQKRKIFNYRLSRARRYVECAFGILANKWRFLHSAILVKPDFADDVIKACCILHNYVRRRDGYNFEDTLSNSLEDIQNENNSGARQQGLDVREYFAEYFMDAGAVPF from the coding sequence ATGCCAGAACCTAATCCAGACCAATGGACAGAAATAgccaataaattttatttaaaaaccaactTTCCAAATTGTGTAGGGGCAGTCGATGGCAAACATATTCGTTGTATTAAACCCATTAATTCCGGATCAATGTTctacaattataaaaagtatttttccaTTGCATTAATGGCTGTAGTGGACGCAGactatagttttatttcaaTCGATGTCGGTGCATATGGTAAGGAGGGTGAttctacaattttcaaaaattgtccATTCggaaaaaaactatattctgAACTATTGAATCTACCAGCACCTGTTGTTCTCCCAAATACAGACAATTTTCCTCAGCCTTTCGTGGTAATTGGTGATGAAGCTTTCGGACTATACAAAAATCTTTTAAGACCATACCCTGGACGAGGTCTCacacaaaaaagaaaaatttttaactatcgTCTATCAAGAGCTCGAAGGTACGTAGAATGCGCTTTTGGAATACTAGCAAATAAATGGCGTTTTCTACATAGTGCTATTCTAGTTAAACCCGATTTTGCAGACGACGTTATAAAAGCATgctgtattttacataattatgttaGACGAAGGGATGGTTATAATTTCGAAGACACCCTCTCAAACTCTTTGGAAGacattcaaaatgaaaataattctggAGCTCGTCAACAAGGATTAGATGTTCGAGAATATTTTGCCGAATATTTTATGGATGCAGGAGCAGTTCcgttttaa